From Paracoccus suum, the proteins below share one genomic window:
- a CDS encoding glycosyl hydrolase family 28-related protein, which yields MNIAITDGIQLSPPGFAAGLSVWSREDGTAGSATWANATNAAVVPADQDFGTCLEIFKQDDLTKLRFMAETPILPGTYLRISARVKAVAGMLPSVRIAAFAGNGARQRVTNLVDTGPAAALSGYGRIVEVSAIVGTGRRTGVNMAWGSAPIYGHFGLDLFGANGGSVRIESIRIEDVTSAFLRTMMDWVDVRDFGAVGDGVTDDRAAFAAADAAARGRQLVVPAGTFRIGSDLTINAPIRFQGKLVMPRTARLALVASFNFPTYAEAFGEETEGFKRALQALLGYTDHGTLDLCGRRVDLTGPIDLADAVPGVTNFSNRRVISNGQLCAVPGAAWNTGSVSSVATYNVGQSTLLTGVANVANIEVGSLVTGAGVGREVYVKERNIGAGTLTLSQPLFGGSGTRTYAFKRFRYIFDMSGMAKVDRLNFADIEFLCDGVASAVMLPPAGEMIHFRDCYVVRCRDRGITSIGRGCQDMLVDRCQFLSNEMDELWQNRTNVCINVNANDTKICENRFVRFRHFMVASGTGHLISGNHWFQGDAADPGVRGGGLVIANTTVQITVTANYIDNSSIEWTNEYAPQPTFNGAQWSFGGLVVTGNTFLCSHTVNYFSFIVVKPYGPGHFIQGLTVTSNVFLATDRNITRVDRVDTTYAALDNGWMRNITFDGNTYNGVDVWTSNPLLVEHSQATASTGWTVPTADRLPFNGWAKQADSIIATTAITDSGNARLNDMPYLQVRQASDQKSLKVNWSKAAKGSISVRVRMDNKN from the coding sequence ATGAACATCGCCATCACGGACGGCATCCAGCTCAGCCCGCCGGGCTTTGCCGCGGGTCTGTCGGTCTGGTCGCGTGAGGATGGCACCGCCGGCAGCGCCACCTGGGCAAACGCGACCAACGCCGCCGTGGTGCCGGCGGACCAGGATTTCGGAACCTGCCTCGAGATATTCAAGCAGGACGACCTCACCAAGCTGCGGTTCATGGCGGAAACGCCGATCCTGCCGGGCACCTATCTGCGCATCAGCGCGCGAGTGAAGGCGGTGGCTGGCATGCTGCCCTCAGTGCGCATCGCCGCCTTTGCCGGCAACGGCGCGCGCCAGCGTGTTACCAACCTCGTCGATACCGGCCCGGCCGCCGCGCTGTCCGGCTATGGCCGCATTGTCGAGGTCAGCGCCATTGTCGGCACCGGCCGGCGCACCGGCGTCAACATGGCCTGGGGTTCGGCCCCGATCTACGGCCACTTTGGCCTCGATCTGTTTGGCGCCAACGGCGGCTCAGTCCGGATCGAGTCGATCAGGATCGAGGATGTCACCTCGGCCTTTCTGCGCACGATGATGGACTGGGTCGACGTGCGCGATTTTGGTGCGGTCGGTGACGGCGTGACCGACGACCGCGCGGCCTTTGCTGCCGCCGACGCCGCCGCACGCGGGCGGCAACTGGTCGTCCCGGCCGGCACCTTTCGCATCGGCAGCGATCTGACGATCAATGCCCCCATCCGATTTCAGGGCAAGCTGGTGATGCCGCGCACCGCGCGCCTCGCCCTCGTCGCCAGCTTCAACTTTCCGACCTACGCCGAGGCATTCGGCGAGGAGACCGAGGGGTTCAAGCGCGCCTTGCAGGCGCTGCTGGGTTATACCGACCACGGCACGCTCGATTTGTGCGGCCGCCGGGTTGACCTTACCGGCCCGATCGACCTCGCTGACGCGGTTCCGGGTGTGACCAATTTTTCCAACCGGCGCGTCATCAGCAACGGCCAGCTTTGCGCCGTGCCCGGCGCTGCCTGGAACACTGGTAGCGTGAGCTCGGTCGCGACATACAACGTCGGCCAGTCCACGCTGCTGACCGGTGTTGCCAATGTCGCGAACATCGAGGTCGGCAGCCTCGTCACTGGCGCCGGCGTCGGACGCGAAGTCTATGTGAAAGAGCGCAATATCGGCGCCGGCACCCTGACCCTCAGCCAGCCGCTGTTTGGCGGGTCCGGCACGCGCACCTATGCTTTCAAGCGTTTCCGCTATATCTTCGACATGTCCGGCATGGCCAAGGTCGACCGCCTGAACTTTGCCGACATCGAGTTCCTGTGCGACGGCGTTGCGAGCGCGGTCATGCTGCCGCCCGCCGGCGAGATGATCCATTTCCGCGACTGCTACGTCGTGCGGTGTCGCGACCGGGGGATCACCTCGATCGGGCGCGGCTGCCAGGACATGCTCGTCGACCGCTGCCAGTTCCTGTCAAACGAGATGGACGAGCTTTGGCAGAACCGCACCAACGTCTGCATCAACGTCAACGCCAACGACACCAAGATCTGCGAGAACCGCTTTGTGCGCTTTCGCCACTTCATGGTCGCCTCGGGCACGGGCCACCTGATCAGTGGCAACCACTGGTTCCAGGGCGATGCGGCCGATCCGGGCGTGCGCGGCGGCGGCCTCGTGATCGCCAACACCACCGTCCAGATAACGGTGACTGCCAATTACATCGACAACAGCAGTATCGAATGGACCAACGAATACGCGCCGCAGCCGACGTTCAACGGTGCGCAATGGTCGTTCGGCGGGCTCGTAGTTACGGGCAACACGTTCCTCTGCTCGCACACGGTGAATTATTTTTCGTTCATCGTGGTCAAACCCTATGGTCCCGGGCACTTCATTCAGGGACTTACGGTGACGAGCAACGTGTTCCTGGCGACAGATCGCAACATCACCCGGGTAGACCGCGTGGATACGACCTACGCGGCGCTCGACAACGGCTGGATGCGCAACATCACCTTCGACGGTAACACCTATAACGGCGTCGACGTGTGGACCAGCAACCCGCTGCTGGTCGAACATAGCCAGGCCACCGCCTCGACCGGCTGGACCGTTCCGACCGCCGACCGCCTGCCATTCAACGGCTGGGCCAAGCAGGCGGATTCGATCATTGCCACCACGGCGATTACCGACAGCGGCAATGCCAGGCTGAATGACATGCCCTATTTGCAGGTCCGACAGGCGAGCGATCAGAAATCGCTGAAGGTCAATTGGTCGAAGGCGGCCAAGGGCAGCATCTCGGTTAGGGTGCGGATGGACAACAAGAATTGA
- the acs gene encoding acetate--CoA ligase, which produces MSVQDVQKVKIPAGAEASSIDPAGYQRLYSDSITDPDAFWGREGQRLDWIEPYTRVKDTDFTLGQVSIKWFEDGVLNACVNCVDRHLPTRADQTAIIWEPDDPSEPARHITYAELSDQVNRMANVLLSQGVMRGDRVVIYLPMIPEAAFAMLACARIGAIHSVVFAGFSPDALSNRINDCEAKLVITADTAPRGGRRTALKANTDAALLHCSDRVRCLVIKHTGDQTTWIDGRDVDVLALMREVSPDCPPRPMHAEDPLFILYTSGSTGRPKGVVHSTGGYLVHVAMTFDTTFDWRDGEVFWCSADVGWVTGHSYIVYGPLANGGTSLMFEGVPTWPDAGRFWAVCDKHKVTHFYTAPTAIRALMGQGPEWVEKYDLSSLRILGTVGEPINPEAWHWYDTHVGKGRCPIVDTWWQTETGGHMLTSLPYAIEAKPGSATLPVFGVRPVVLDAATGEVIEGNGVEGVLAISDSWPGQMRTLWGDHQRFEEAYFQQYPGTYFTGDGCRRDEDGYYWITGRVDDVINVSGHRMGTAEIESALVAHAKVAEAAVVGYPHDLKGQGIYAYVTLMNDVPATDELRAELEGWVRAEIGPIARPDLIQWAPGLPKTRSGKIMRRILRKIAENDFGALGDISTLADPAVVEELIENRMNRG; this is translated from the coding sequence ATGTCGGTTCAGGATGTGCAGAAGGTCAAGATCCCGGCGGGCGCCGAGGCTAGCAGCATCGATCCCGCAGGATACCAGCGGCTCTATTCGGACTCGATCACCGATCCGGATGCGTTCTGGGGACGCGAGGGTCAGCGCCTCGACTGGATCGAGCCCTACACCCGCGTGAAGGATACCGACTTCACTCTGGGCCAGGTCTCGATCAAATGGTTCGAGGACGGCGTTCTGAACGCCTGCGTCAATTGCGTCGACCGACACCTTCCCACTCGCGCCGATCAGACCGCCATCATCTGGGAACCGGATGATCCCTCCGAGCCCGCGCGCCACATCACCTATGCCGAACTCTCGGATCAGGTGAACCGCATGGCCAACGTCCTGCTGAGCCAGGGCGTGATGCGCGGCGACCGGGTGGTGATCTACCTTCCGATGATCCCCGAAGCCGCCTTTGCCATGCTCGCCTGCGCGCGGATCGGGGCGATCCATTCGGTGGTCTTTGCGGGCTTCTCGCCCGATGCCCTGTCGAACCGGATCAACGATTGCGAGGCAAAGCTGGTCATCACGGCCGACACTGCGCCGCGCGGCGGCCGCCGGACGGCGTTGAAAGCGAACACCGATGCCGCGCTGCTGCATTGCAGTGACCGCGTGCGCTGTCTCGTCATAAAGCACACTGGCGATCAGACCACTTGGATCGACGGGCGCGATGTCGACGTGCTGGCCCTGATGCGCGAGGTCAGCCCCGACTGCCCGCCGCGGCCGATGCATGCCGAAGACCCGCTGTTCATCCTTTATACCTCTGGCTCGACCGGGCGGCCCAAAGGGGTGGTGCATTCCACGGGCGGCTACCTGGTCCACGTCGCGATGACCTTCGATACCACCTTCGACTGGCGCGATGGCGAGGTGTTCTGGTGCAGCGCCGATGTCGGCTGGGTCACCGGGCACAGCTATATCGTCTATGGCCCGCTGGCGAACGGCGGCACGTCGCTGATGTTCGAGGGGGTCCCGACCTGGCCCGACGCGGGCCGATTCTGGGCTGTCTGCGACAAGCACAAGGTCACGCATTTCTATACCGCGCCAACCGCCATCCGGGCGCTGATGGGACAGGGGCCGGAGTGGGTCGAGAAATACGATCTGTCCAGCCTGCGCATCCTTGGCACCGTCGGCGAGCCGATCAACCCCGAGGCTTGGCACTGGTATGACACCCATGTCGGCAAAGGCCGCTGTCCGATCGTTGACACTTGGTGGCAGACCGAGACGGGCGGGCACATGCTGACCTCGCTGCCCTATGCCATCGAGGCCAAGCCCGGAAGCGCGACCCTGCCTGTGTTCGGGGTGCGGCCGGTGGTCCTGGATGCCGCGACCGGCGAGGTAATCGAGGGCAACGGCGTCGAGGGCGTCCTGGCCATCTCTGACAGCTGGCCCGGCCAGATGCGGACCCTGTGGGGCGATCACCAACGCTTTGAGGAGGCGTATTTCCAGCAGTATCCCGGCACCTATTTCACCGGCGACGGCTGCCGGCGTGACGAGGACGGCTATTACTGGATCACGGGCCGCGTCGACGACGTCATCAATGTCAGCGGTCACCGCATGGGCACCGCCGAGATCGAAAGCGCGCTGGTCGCCCATGCCAAGGTCGCCGAGGCGGCGGTCGTCGGCTATCCGCATGATCTGAAGGGGCAGGGCATCTATGCCTATGTCACGCTGATGAACGACGTACCCGCCACGGACGAGTTGCGCGCCGAGTTGGAGGGCTGGGTCCGGGCCGAGATCGGGCCAATCGCCCGGCCCGACCTGATCCAGTGGGCGCCCGGCCTGCCCAAGACCCGCAGCGGCAAGATCATGCGCCGGATCCTGCGCAAGATCGCTGAAAACGACTTCGGGGCGCTGGGCGACATCTCGACGCTGGCCGATCCTGCCGTGGTCGAGGAACTGATCGAGAACCGCATGAATCGCGGCTGA
- a CDS encoding DUF485 domain-containing protein — protein sequence MDEAVLQRIVSDPNYQALRTQRLRFGWTLTIIMMIVYYGFILMIAFGKSFLARPIGNGVTTLGIPLGFGVIIVTVILTAIYVRRANTEFDALAEQVRREALQ from the coding sequence ATGGACGAGGCGGTGCTTCAACGCATCGTGTCAGACCCGAACTATCAGGCGCTGCGCACGCAACGGCTGAGGTTCGGGTGGACACTCACGATCATCATGATGATCGTCTATTACGGCTTCATCCTGATGATCGCGTTCGGGAAATCCTTCCTGGCAAGGCCGATCGGCAACGGCGTCACGACGCTCGGCATTCCGCTGGGATTCGGCGTCATCATCGTGACCGTCATCCTGACCGCCATCTATGTGCGCCGCGCCAATACCGAGTTCGACGCGCTGGCCGAGCAAGTCCGCCGCGAGGCGCTGCAATGA
- a CDS encoding cation acetate symporter — translation MRSGLSAPALVTAAALLALPTLSLAAGALEGEVVKQATNWTAIVMFGAFVVMTLVITRWAATRTRSASDFYTAGGGITGFQNGLAIAGDYMSAASFLGISAAVMANGFDGLIYSIGFLVGWPILTFLMAERLRNLGKYTFADVAAFRFAQTPVRIFAACSTLVVVAFYLIAQMVGAGQLIQLLFGLEYWMAVVIVGVLMMVYVLFGGMTATTWVQIIKACMLLGGATFMAFMVMARFGFSPERMFAEAVRIKTDIASAAGQPPAEAAATGRSVMAPGNFIHDPISAISFGMALMFGTAGLPHILMRFFTVPSAREARKSVMWSTVWIGYFYLLTFIIGFGAVTFVLSNPDFLDAKGALQGGNNMAAVHLAHAVGGNVFLGFISAVAFATILAVVAGLTLSGASAVSHDLYATVVKRGNPAPGSELRVSRATTVALGIVAVILGIVFEKQNIAFMVSLAFAVAASANFPVLLLSLLWKGMTTRGAVIGGFLGLISSVILTVLSPSVWEATLGHAKGTAPFPYTSPALFSMTLAFLGIWLFSVTDRSRRGDVDRAGYLAQQARSETGIGATGPSGH, via the coding sequence ATGAGGTCGGGGCTCTCTGCACCCGCCCTGGTGACGGCGGCGGCCCTGCTGGCCCTGCCGACCCTGTCCCTCGCCGCCGGCGCTCTCGAGGGCGAGGTGGTCAAGCAGGCGACCAACTGGACCGCCATCGTGATGTTCGGCGCCTTTGTCGTGATGACCCTGGTCATCACGCGCTGGGCCGCGACGCGCACCCGCTCGGCTTCGGACTTCTACACCGCGGGCGGGGGGATCACGGGGTTCCAGAACGGCCTCGCGATTGCCGGTGACTACATGTCCGCGGCCTCGTTCCTTGGGATCTCGGCTGCGGTCATGGCCAACGGCTTTGACGGGCTGATCTACTCGATCGGCTTTCTGGTCGGTTGGCCAATCCTGACCTTCCTGATGGCCGAACGGCTGCGCAACCTGGGCAAGTACACTTTTGCCGATGTCGCCGCCTTCCGCTTCGCGCAGACCCCGGTGCGCATCTTTGCCGCCTGCTCGACGCTGGTTGTGGTGGCTTTCTACCTGATCGCGCAGATGGTGGGCGCCGGTCAGCTGATCCAGTTGCTGTTCGGGCTGGAGTACTGGATGGCGGTCGTCATCGTCGGCGTGCTGATGATGGTCTATGTCCTTTTTGGCGGCATGACCGCGACCACCTGGGTGCAGATCATCAAGGCCTGCATGCTGCTGGGCGGCGCGACCTTCATGGCCTTCATGGTGATGGCCCGGTTTGGTTTCAGCCCCGAGCGCATGTTCGCCGAAGCGGTCCGCATCAAGACCGACATCGCAAGCGCGGCCGGCCAGCCGCCGGCCGAGGCGGCTGCGACCGGACGCTCGGTCATGGCACCCGGCAACTTCATCCACGACCCGATCAGCGCCATCAGCTTTGGCATGGCGCTGATGTTTGGCACCGCCGGCCTGCCGCATATCCTGATGCGCTTTTTCACCGTTCCCAGCGCCCGCGAGGCGCGCAAGTCGGTGATGTGGTCTACCGTCTGGATCGGCTATTTCTATCTGCTGACCTTCATCATCGGCTTTGGCGCGGTCACCTTTGTCCTCAGCAATCCGGACTTTCTGGACGCAAAGGGGGCGCTGCAGGGCGGCAACAACATGGCGGCGGTCCATCTGGCCCATGCGGTTGGCGGGAACGTCTTCCTGGGGTTCATCTCGGCCGTTGCCTTCGCCACCATCCTTGCGGTGGTGGCCGGCCTGACGCTGTCGGGCGCCTCGGCCGTGTCGCATGACCTCTATGCGACGGTGGTCAAGCGCGGCAATCCGGCACCGGGGTCAGAACTGCGCGTCTCGCGCGCGACGACCGTGGCGCTGGGGATCGTGGCGGTGATCCTGGGGATCGTGTTCGAAAAGCAGAACATCGCCTTCATGGTCTCGCTCGCCTTCGCGGTTGCGGCCTCGGCCAACTTCCCGGTGCTGCTGCTGTCTCTGCTTTGGAAGGGGATGACCACGCGCGGCGCGGTGATCGGCGGCTTCCTCGGCCTGATCTCCTCGGTGATCCTGACCGTGCTCTCGCCCTCGGTCTGGGAGGCGACGCTGGGTCATGCCAAGGGCACGGCGCCATTCCCCTATACCTCGCCGGCGCTGTTCTCGATGACGCTGGCGTTCCTGGGGATCTGGCTGTTCTCGGTCACCGACCGCTCGCGGCGGGGCGACGTCGACCGGGCAGGCTACCTCGCGCAGCAGGCCCGCTCGGAAACCGGGATCGGCGCGACCGGCCCCTCGGGTCACTGA
- a CDS encoding J domain-containing protein, translated as MLDQPGPFSTVPRLPPQRGFWGRLADRVAAFIGRADPALPPERSVAFSIAVIALGAKLAKVDGEVKRSEVAAFRRIFVIPRAEEKNAARLFDLARQTPAGFDAWANRLVRLFEPGDPVLTDVIEGLAIIAAADGNVGPAERGFIAQVGEIFGLPAAVVKAIIERHDPAGCAPCTVLGIAPDTPMAAARQKYRALILEAHPDRAIARGLPPEAVRLAEARTRRINAAWQAFQARHPSV; from the coding sequence ATGCTCGATCAGCCTGGCCCCTTTTCGACTGTCCCGCGACTGCCGCCCCAACGCGGCTTCTGGGGACGTCTGGCCGACCGCGTCGCGGCCTTCATCGGCCGCGCCGACCCCGCGCTGCCGCCCGAACGCTCGGTCGCCTTCTCGATTGCTGTCATTGCCCTCGGGGCCAAACTCGCCAAGGTCGATGGCGAGGTGAAGCGTTCGGAGGTCGCCGCCTTCCGCCGAATCTTCGTCATCCCCCGCGCCGAGGAAAAGAACGCCGCGCGCCTTTTCGATCTGGCCCGCCAGACCCCGGCGGGATTTGACGCTTGGGCCAACCGCCTCGTGCGCCTGTTCGAGCCTGGTGATCCGGTCCTGACCGACGTGATCGAGGGGCTGGCCATCATCGCCGCCGCCGACGGCAATGTCGGCCCGGCCGAGCGCGGCTTCATCGCCCAGGTCGGCGAGATCTTCGGCCTGCCCGCCGCCGTGGTCAAAGCCATCATCGAACGCCACGACCCGGCCGGCTGCGCCCCTTGCACCGTTCTGGGCATCGCTCCGGACACGCCGATGGCGGCGGCACGCCAGAAATATCGCGCCCTGATCCTCGAGGCGCATCCCGACCGCGCCATCGCCCGCGGCCTGCCGCCCGAGGCCGTGCGCCTGGCCGAGGCCCGCACCCGCCGCATCAACGCAGCGTGGCAGGCCTTTCAGGCCCGCCATCCGAGTGTCTAG
- a CDS encoding penicillin acylase family protein — protein MNRFLGCVGAGLLIAAGPAWADLPSSATHEAMDVPGLEKPAEIIVDQWGVPHIYAGTDRDALFLQGYNAARDRLWQIDLWRKRGLGKLSESFGDAFVAQDRAARMFLYRGDIEAEWAAYGPNGKAYAAAFVDGVNAYVQQVLDGDRPMPVEFGLTGSKPSIWEPEDVVRIRSHGLTRNAASEVDRARITCGKDIEADRLRQKLEPEWTPMVPEGLDPCSIPEDVLKDYELATQNVKFEVPKADGAAAPAGAEAASGSAAPAAGATSGTEAAAPAAAPADPAAATPADATATPTAEPAAGETPANDTAVPNDDAAAAPEPADAPADAATDASASGGTDTVPGAADAPAGAAADAPADAPADTSADAPAEPAAPAASDPAASPLVPAAPDPAAPASHENGQSSGDKQSALKPADFLREVAAEVHEIGSNNWTIAPSRTATGRPILANDPHRAHGVPSLRYVVHLNSPGMSVIGAGEPALPGISIGHNDKIGFGLTIFAVDQEDIFVYELNPDNPDQYRYNGEWVDMEVVRDTIPVRDGEAQEVEMRFTRHGPVLKVDAENNRAFAFRSVWFEPGTSAYFGSVDYMGAKNWDEFRTAMARFSAPSENQVYADTDGNIGWIVGAMSPLRKNWDGLLPVPGDGRYEWGFLERSELPSVYNPEAGYFATANQMNLPEGYPYKENKVGFEWSDPARFNRITEVLSANDKVTLADSMALQNDDNSLMQRRLVALYKGVNLPETAPQAERDALALIQGWDGVTAADSGAAAVGEVLLSKHLVPTAAPRVLDAPLAELLGRGAITPIMDLMEAPDDRLGSDPAAARDEILAKALSGAVTETTELLGEDQANWQWGDIHKGKFTSSVAGLARPGRASQLNVGPLSMGGSAYSPRAASYNDKFEVTSGASFRMVLDVGNWDASRFVNTPGQSGDPMSAHYRDLAPLWAAGDYAPLVYSREAVEAAAEHVIELKPAS, from the coding sequence ATGAACCGTTTTCTGGGATGTGTTGGCGCCGGGCTGCTGATTGCTGCCGGGCCCGCCTGGGCGGATTTGCCGTCGTCGGCAACGCATGAGGCGATGGACGTGCCCGGTCTGGAAAAGCCAGCCGAAATCATCGTCGACCAATGGGGCGTGCCGCATATCTATGCCGGCACCGACCGCGATGCGCTGTTCCTACAAGGCTACAATGCCGCCCGCGACCGGCTGTGGCAGATCGACCTGTGGCGCAAGCGCGGCCTGGGCAAGCTGTCGGAGAGCTTTGGTGACGCCTTCGTCGCGCAGGACCGCGCCGCGCGCATGTTCCTTTATCGCGGCGACATCGAGGCGGAATGGGCCGCTTATGGCCCGAACGGCAAAGCATATGCCGCTGCTTTCGTCGACGGCGTGAACGCCTATGTTCAGCAGGTCCTGGATGGCGATCGGCCCATGCCGGTCGAGTTCGGGCTGACAGGCTCTAAACCCTCGATTTGGGAGCCTGAGGACGTGGTGCGCATTCGCAGCCATGGCCTGACCCGGAACGCCGCCTCGGAGGTTGACCGCGCGCGGATCACCTGCGGCAAGGACATCGAGGCCGACCGTCTGCGCCAGAAGCTGGAGCCGGAATGGACCCCCATGGTGCCCGAGGGCCTCGATCCCTGCTCGATCCCCGAGGATGTCTTGAAGGATTACGAACTGGCGACCCAGAACGTGAAGTTCGAGGTTCCGAAGGCGGATGGGGCGGCTGCGCCGGCTGGAGCGGAAGCCGCGAGCGGCTCGGCCGCGCCGGCCGCAGGCGCGACCTCCGGAACCGAGGCTGCGGCGCCAGCGGCCGCACCGGCCGATCCGGCTGCGGCAACGCCCGCCGACGCGACTGCGACCCCGACGGCGGAGCCTGCTGCGGGCGAGACGCCCGCCAACGATACCGCCGTGCCCAACGATGATGCGGCAGCCGCGCCCGAGCCGGCCGACGCACCCGCAGATGCTGCGACTGACGCATCGGCCAGTGGCGGTACTGATACCGTCCCCGGCGCAGCTGACGCGCCGGCCGGAGCCGCGGCTGATGCCCCAGCCGACGCGCCGGCCGACACCTCCGCGGACGCCCCGGCCGAGCCCGCCGCGCCTGCGGCATCAGACCCAGCGGCGTCGCCCCTGGTCCCCGCGGCCCCGGACCCTGCGGCTCCTGCGAGCCACGAGAACGGCCAGTCCTCGGGCGACAAGCAATCCGCCCTGAAGCCGGCCGATTTCCTGCGCGAGGTCGCGGCCGAGGTTCACGAGATTGGCTCGAACAACTGGACCATCGCCCCCTCACGCACGGCGACGGGCCGCCCGATACTCGCGAACGACCCGCACCGCGCGCATGGCGTGCCGTCGCTGCGTTATGTCGTGCATCTGAACTCGCCGGGCATGTCCGTCATTGGCGCGGGCGAGCCGGCACTGCCCGGCATCTCGATCGGGCATAATGACAAGATCGGCTTTGGCCTGACGATCTTTGCGGTCGATCAGGAGGATATCTTTGTCTACGAGCTGAACCCCGACAACCCCGACCAATACCGCTACAACGGCGAGTGGGTCGACATGGAGGTCGTGCGCGACACCATCCCGGTGCGGGATGGCGAGGCGCAGGAAGTCGAGATGCGGTTCACCCGGCACGGCCCGGTGCTGAAGGTCGACGCCGAGAACAACCGCGCATTCGCCTTCCGCAGCGTCTGGTTCGAGCCGGGCACCTCGGCCTATTTCGGCTCGGTCGACTATATGGGCGCCAAGAATTGGGACGAATTCCGCACGGCGATGGCACGCTTTTCGGCCCCGTCCGAGAACCAGGTCTATGCGGACACCGATGGCAACATCGGCTGGATCGTCGGGGCGATGTCGCCGTTGCGCAAGAACTGGGACGGGCTGCTGCCGGTGCCGGGCGATGGTCGGTACGAGTGGGGCTTCCTCGAACGTTCGGAACTGCCCTCGGTCTACAATCCCGAGGCCGGGTATTTCGCCACGGCCAACCAGATGAACCTGCCCGAGGGCTATCCCTACAAGGAGAACAAGGTCGGGTTCGAATGGTCCGATCCGGCGCGGTTCAACCGCATTACCGAGGTGCTGTCGGCCAATGACAAGGTCACGCTGGCCGATTCGATGGCGCTGCAGAATGACGACAACAGTCTGATGCAGCGGCGGCTGGTCGCGCTCTACAAGGGCGTGAACTTGCCGGAGACAGCGCCGCAGGCCGAGCGCGATGCGCTGGCGCTGATCCAGGGGTGGGATGGCGTGACGGCGGCTGACAGCGGCGCGGCCGCGGTGGGCGAGGTGCTGTTGAGCAAGCATCTGGTCCCGACAGCAGCGCCCCGCGTGCTGGACGCGCCGCTGGCCGAACTGCTGGGCAGGGGCGCGATCACGCCGATCATGGACCTGATGGAGGCGCCGGATGATCGTCTCGGGTCGGACCCCGCGGCGGCACGCGACGAGATCCTCGCCAAGGCGCTGAGCGGGGCGGTCACCGAAACGACCGAGCTGTTGGGCGAGGACCAGGCCAACTGGCAGTGGGGGGACATCCACAAGGGCAAGTTCACCAGTTCGGTCGCGGGTTTGGCGCGGCCGGGGCGGGCGAGCCAGCTGAACGTCGGGCCGCTGTCGATGGGCGGGTCGGCCTACAGTCCCCGCGCGGCCAGCTATAACGACAAGTTCGAGGTCACCTCGGGCGCGTCGTTCCGCATGGTCCTGGATGTCGGCAACTGGGACGCCAGCCGGTTCGTCAACACCCCGGGCCAGTCCGGCGATCCGATGAGCGCGCATTATCGCGACCTGGCGCCGCTGTGGGCCGCGGGCGATTACGCGCCGCTGGTCTATTCGCGCGAGGCAGTCGAGGCCGCGGCCGAGCATGTGATCGAGCTGAAGCCCGCGTCCTAA
- a CDS encoding permease → MTVMCNRGLQAADGPYVPGQGQGSKDGEAVRISPESGCAGGTEDVDLEDVIRQAFGTVGGLFNSCADKMQAMNDRFDRGELDDLKDAVKLAREMRGATLVMIEERNRIEKLRKDVAGGCGGAGALDLDAAREEIGRRLACLRRAAGG, encoded by the coding sequence ATGACAGTGATGTGCAACCGTGGCCTTCAGGCTGCGGACGGACCCTATGTGCCGGGACAAGGCCAAGGGTCAAAGGATGGCGAGGCGGTCCGCATCAGTCCGGAATCGGGCTGCGCCGGAGGGACCGAGGACGTCGACCTGGAGGACGTGATCCGTCAGGCATTCGGAACGGTCGGCGGCCTGTTCAACAGCTGCGCCGACAAGATGCAGGCGATGAATGACCGGTTCGACCGGGGCGAGCTCGACGACCTGAAGGACGCGGTCAAGCTGGCGCGCGAAATGCGCGGCGCAACCCTCGTCATGATCGAGGAGAGGAATCGCATTGAAAAACTTCGCAAGGATGTTGCCGGGGGATGCGGCGGCGCAGGCGCCCTCGACCTTGACGCAGCACGAGAGGAAATCGGGCGCAGGCTGGCTTGCCTGCGCCGCGCCGCAGGAGGTTGA